The genome window ACCTGACCGCACGGTCAGGCGGGCACCTCGACACGCGCGGGCTCGAGCACCTCGGCGAGGAACCGGCCCGTGTGGCTCTCGGGGACGCTCGCGATGTGCTCGGGGGTGCCCTCGGCCACGACCAGCCCTCCGCCCGACCCGCCCTCGGGCCCCATGTCGACCACCCAGTCGGCGTTCTTGATCACGTCGAGGTTGTGCTCGATCACCAGGACGGTGTTGCCCTTGTCGACCAGCGACTGCAGGACGCCCAGGAGCTTGCGGATGTCCTCGAAGTGCAGGCCCGTCGTCGGCTCGTCGAGGACGTAGATGGTGCGGCCGGTCGACCGGCGCTGCAGCTCGGCCGCCAGCTTGACGCGCTGCGCCTCGCCGCCCGAGAGCGTCGGTGCCGGCTGCCCGAGCCGGACGTACCCGAGCCCGACGTCGACGAGCGTGCGCAGGTGCCGCGAGATGGCCGGCACGGCGGCGAAGAAGTCGGCCGCCTCCTCGATGGGCATCGCCAGGACGTCGGCGACGGTCTTGCCCTTGAAGTGGACCTCGAGCGTCTCGCGGTTGTACCGGGCGCCGTGGCAGACCTCGCAGGGCACGTACACGTCCGGCAGGAAGTTCATCTCGATCTTCAGGGTGCCGTCGCCCGAGCACGCCTCGCAGCGGCCGCCCTTGACGTTGAAGGAGAACCGGCCGGGCGCGTATCCGCGCACCTTGGCCTCGGACGTCTCGGCGAACAGCCGACGGACGTGGTCCCACACACCGGTGTAGGTGGCAGGGTTGGACCGCGGCGTGCGCCCGATCGGGCCCTGGTCCACGTGCACGACCTTGTCGAGCTGGTCGAGGCCGGTCACGCGCCTGTGGCGCCCGGCGACCTGCCGTGCGCCGTTGAGCTCGTTGGCCATCACGGTGTAGAGGATCGCGTTGACGAGCGTCGACTTGCCCGACCCCGACACCCCGGTCACGGCCGTGAGCACGCCCAGCGGGAACGACACGTCGATCCCGCGCAGGTTGTTCTCCCGCGCACCGACGACGGTGATCTGCCGGGACCTGTCGACCGGTCGGCGTGCCGCCGGCATCGGGATGGAGCGTCGGCCCGACAGGTACGCGCCCGTCACGGACTCCTGCGACGCCAGCAGGCCGGCGAGGTCGCCCGAGTGCACGACGCGGCCGCCGTGCTCACCTGCGCCGGGGCCGATGTCGACGATCCAGTCGGCCGCCCGGATGGTGTCCTCGTCGTGCTCGACCACGATGAGCGTGTTGCCGAGGTCCCGGAGGCGGGTCAGCGTGTCGATCAGCCGCCGGTTGTCGCGCTGGTGCAGCCCGATGGACGGCTCGTCCAGCACGTACAGCACGCCGACGAGACCCGAGCCGATCTGCGTCGCCAGCCGGATGCGCTGGGCCTCACCACCGGACAGCGTCGCCGCCGGCCGCATGAGCGAGAGGTAGTCCAGGCCGACGTCGAGCAGGAAGCCCAGGCGCGCCTGGATCTCCTTGATGACCTGCGCGGCGATCGCCCGCTCGCGCTCGCCGAGCTCCAGGCCGTCGATGAAGGCACGGGCCTCGTCGATCGGCAGGGCGCAGACGTCCGCGATCGAGCGGCCGCCGACCTTCACCGCGAGGACCTCGGGCTTCAGGCGGGCGCCCTGGCACGCGGGGCACGGGACCTCGCGCATGAAGGCCTCGTACTTCTCCTTGCTCCAGTCCGAGTCCGTCTCCGCGTGGCGCCGCTGCAGGAAGGTGATGACGCCCTCGAACCCGGTCGAGTACTGCCGCTCACGGCCCCACCGGTTGCGGTACTTCACGCGGACCTCGTGGTTCTCGCCGTGCAGGACCGCGTCCCGCGCACGCTGCGGCAGCGCCCGCCAGGGCGTGTCCATGGAGAACCCGAGATCGGACGCGAGCGCCGACAGCACGCGCTGGAAGTACTCCGAGGAGGTCTGCGCCCACGGCGCGACGGCGCCGTCGGCGAGCGAGAGCTCGTCGTCCGGGATGACGAGCTCCGGGTCGACCTCGAGGCGCGACCCGATGCCGGTGCACTCGGGGCACGCGCCGTAGGGCGCGTTGAAGGAGAACGTCCGCGGCTCCACCTCCTCGAGGGTCAGCACGTGGTCGTTCGGGCAGGCGCGGTTCTCGGAGAAGCGGCGCTCGCGCTCCGGGTCGTCGGCCTCGGCGTCGACGAGCTCGACGACGAGCAGGCCGCCGGCGAGCCCGAGCGCCGTCTCGACGGAGTCCGTCAGGCGCCGCTGGACGCCCTCGCGGGAGACCAGCCGGTCGACGACCACCTCGATGTCGTGCTTGAGCTTCTTCTCCAGCGTCGGCGGTGACGCGAGCTGGACGACCTCACCGTCGACCCGGGCCCGCGAGAACCCCTTGCCCTGCAGCTCGCGGAACAGGTCGGCGTACTCGCCCTTGCGTCCGCGGACCACGGGCGCCAGGACCTGGTAGCGCGTGCCGTCCGGGAGCTCGAGCAACCGGTCGACGATCTGCTGCGGCGTCTGGGCGGTCACACGCTCACCGCACACCGGGCAGTACTGCGTGCCGGCGCGGGCGAAGAGGAGGCGGAGGTAGTCGTAGACCTCGGTGATCGTCCCGACCGTCGAGCGCGGGTTGCGGTTGGTCGACTTCTGGTCGATGGAGACCGCGGGCGACAGCCCCTCGATGAAGTCGACGTCGGGCTTGTCCATCTGCCCCAGGAACTGGCGGGCGTACGCCGAGAGCGACTCGACGTAGCGACGCTGCCCCTCGGCGAAGATCGTGTCGAACGCCAACGAGGACTTGCCGGACCCTGACAGGCCGGTGAACGCGATGAGCGCGTCGCGCGGCAGGTCCAGGTCGACGTTGCGGAGGTTGTGCTCCCGGGCGCCGCGGACCACGAGACGGTCGGACAGAGGATGGGTCACAGCCGACGAGTCTACGTGGGGCAACCGACAATCGCACATGTGTTCGAGATCACGAACGTCGGCGCGTCGCGACAAGCGGCGCCGGGCGACGAGCGCCATGCTGGGGCCGATGGACGCCCCCCCGCCCCTCTCCCCCACCCGCCCGGCACTCCCGGCGCTGCTCGGCCGGCAGGTGCCGATCGAGGACTACGCCGTGCTCGGTGACGGCCACACCGCCGCACTCGTGTCGCGCCACGGCTCGGTCGACTGGCTGTGCCTGCCGCGGTTCGACTCCGACGCCTGCTTCGCCGCCCTGCTGGGTACGCCCGAGCACGGCCGCTGGCTGCTGACGGTGCGCGACGCGACCGAGGTGACCCGCCGGTACCGCGGTGACTCCTTCGTGCTCGAGACCACGTACCGCACCCCGCGGGGCACGGCCGTCGTCACCGAGGCCATGCCGCTGGCCGACGGCCGGGCCGACCTCGTGCGCCGCGTCGAGTGCACGCACGGCGAGGTGGAGGTCGAGCACGACTGGGTCGTGCGGTTCGGGTACGGCGCCGTCGAGCCGTGGGTGCGGCACGAGACCGACGTCGAGGGCTGCGACACGATCCGGGCCGTCGCCGGGCCCGACTCTCTCGTGCTGCGTGGCGACCGGCTCCCCCGGCCCGTCGGTCGCCGCCACCACGACCTCTTCACGCTGCACGCGGGCCAGGCCGTCGAGCTCTCCCTGACGTGGGTCCACTCGTGGGAGCCCGTCCCGCCGCGGCTGACGGTGCCCGACCGGGTCGACGCCACCGAGATCGCCTGGGGGGTGTGGGTACGGGACTGCACCTACGGCGGGCCGTACCGGGAGGCGGTCGTCCGCTCCCTGCTCGTCCTGCGTCTGCTGTCCGACGTCACCACCGGCGGCATCGTCGCCGCTGCCACCACGTCGCTGCCGGAGACCTTCGGCGGCGAGCGCAACTGGGACTACCGCTTCTGCTGGCTGCGCGACGCCTCGCTGACCCTGGAGGCGCTCCTCGAGCAGGGCTTCCGCGACGAGGCGACGCAGTGGCGGGACTGGCTCGTGCGCGCGGTGGCGGGCGACCCCAAGGACCTGCAGATCATGTACCGGGTGGACGGGGGGCGGCGGCTGCCCGAGTTCGAGCTGGACCACCTGCCGGGCTACGCCGGGTCGCGCCCCGTGCGCATCGGCAACGCGGCGGTCGGCCAGGTGCAGCACGACGTGCTCGGCGAGGTGATGTCCGCGCTCGCCATGGCCCGGGACGCGGGGCTGTCCGAGACCGCCGACACGTGGTCGCTGCAGCGGCACCTCGTCGACGCCCTGGCGGGCGCGTGGCGCGAGCCCGACCGCGGCATCTGGGAGGTGCGCGGGGACCCGCGCCACTTCACGCACTCGAAGGTCATGGTCTGGGCTGCGCTGGACCAGGCGGTCCGGGCCGTCGAGACGCACGGCCTGCCCGGCCCGGTGGACCGCTGGCGGCGGGTGCGCGAGGAGGTCCGCGCCGACGTCATGGAGCACGGGTGGTCGGCCGAGCGCCAGACCTTCGTGCAGCAGTACGGCGCGGAGCACACCGACGCGTCGCTGCTGCAGATCGTGCACGTGGGCTTCGTCCCGCCGGACGGCCCGCACGCCCGCGGCACGATCGCGGCCGTGCGCGAGGAGCTCGAGGTCGCCCCCGGCCTGCTGCTGCGCTACCGCACCGAGCGCACCGACGACGGGCTGCAGGGAGCCGAGTCCCCGTTCCTCGCGTGCTCGTTCTGGCTCGCCGACGCGCTGGCGCGCTCGGACGACCTCGCCGGGGCGACGGAGGTGCTCGACGCCCTCGTCCCCCTGGCCAACGACGTCGGGATGCTGGCGGAGCAGTACGACCCGATGACGCGCCACATGGTGGGCAACGTGCCGCAGGCGCTGTCGCACCTCGCCCTGGTCCGCGCGGCCCACAGCCACGACCTGGCCGCACGGCGGGCGGCCACGCGGGTGGGCGCGTGCTGAGCGACGGCGGCTGGGACGGGCGCGTCGTCCCGGGCGGCGCCAGCGCGGTCCGGGTGCTCGACGACGCGGAGATCCGCAAGGCGTCCGTCGGCCCGATGGACAACGACGCCTACCTCGTGACCTGCCGCCGCTCCGGCGCCCAGCTGCTGGTCGACGCACCCACCGACCCGGACCGTCTGCTCGCGCTGGTGCGCGAAGGATCCCCGTCCGCGCGGCTCGACGTGGTGGTCGTCACCCACCAGCACGGCGACCACCTCGGCGCCGTCGCGTCGGTCGTCGCCGTGACCGGTGCACGGCTCGCAGCCGGGGCGCCCGACGCGGACGCCGTCAGCAGGCTCGGCGGCCACCCGGTGGACACCCGCCTCCAGCACGGCGACCGCCTGGCCGTGGGCCACCTCGTGCTGGACGTCGTCGCGCTGCGAGGTCACACGCCGGGCTCCGTCGCGCTCGCCCTCACCGAGCCGGACGACGCCTCGGCACCCGGTGCGGTGCCGGGGCGCGTCCACCTCTTCACGGGCGACTCCCTGTTCCCCGGCGGGGTGGGCAGCACCCAGGGCGACCCGCAGCGGTTCGCGCAGCTGCTCGGTGACGTGACGTCCCGCGTCTTCGAGCGGTACCGCGACGACACGTGGGTCTACCCGGGGCACGGCGACGACACGACCCTGGGCGAGCAGCGGCCCTCGCTGCCGGCCTGGGCCGCCCGCGGGTGGTGACGGCTCAGTCCTGCGGCGGGCCCAGCACCGAGGTCGCGAGGGTCGCGTGCGCCGACTCGTCGTCGGACGGGTGGTAGATGCCGGCCAGCACGTCGCGGTACAGCCGCGCGAGCTCGCTGCCGGTGAAGTAGGCGCCGCCCCCGGAGACGCGCAGCGCGAGGTCGACGACGACACGGGCGGTCTCGGTCGCGCGGACCTTGAGGCCGACGAGCTGCGCGAACCACCGCGCACCGTGGTCGACCTCCTCGTCGACGTCGCGCGCCAGGGCGAACACCTGCAGCTCGGCGCCGTCCTGCGCGAGCGCCGCATCGGCGATGCGCCAGCGGATGTCGGGGTCCTGCGCGTACGACCGACCGCCGTGCTTGAACGAGGTGCGGCGCCGGGCGTGCCCGACCCCCAGCTCGAGCGCGCGCCGGCCGATGCCGGTGTACACGGCCGCGAGCAGCGTCTCGAACACCGCGAAGAGCGCGAAGACGAAGGAGTCCGCCGAGGGTCCGACGGGCAGCCGCCGGTACACGCGGTCGGCCGGCGCGTACGCCCCGTCGAGCACGGTCGTCGCGGACTGCGACGCCCGCATGCCGAGCGCGTCCCAGTCGTCGCGCGGCTCGACGCCGCCGCCGTCGCGCGCGACCACACCGTGCACGAGCCGCGGGTCGTCGGGGTCGGAGTCGTCCAGGCCGAACGTCGCCAGGCGCGTCCACACGGGCGACAGGGACGTGAAGATCTTCGTCCCGTGGTACCGGTAGCCGCCGTCGGGCTGCGGGACGGCCCGCGTCCGGGACCCGAACATGACGAGGTCGTTGCCCGCCTCGGAGTTGCCGAACGCGAAGACCTCGCCCGCGGCCGCGTCGCGCAGGACGAACTCCACCGACCGGTCACCCCGTGCCACGAGCAGCGCCGCGAGCCCCGTGACGACGAGGTGCATGTTGACCGCCAGGGCCGTCGCCGGGGCCGCTCCGGCGAGGCGCACCTGCTCGCGGGCGACCTCCTCGAGGGTCAGGCCCGCACCGCCGAGGTGCTCGGGGACGAACGCGCGCAGGTAGCCCGCCGCGACCAGGTCGGACAGGTCGTCGTGCGGGAACGTGTTGTCGCGGTCGTGGGCGTCGGCGCGTGCGCGGATCCGCGCGAGGACGTCGTCGGTGAGCAGGGTGCGCAGCGTGCGGGCCATCCGACCACTCTGCCACCGCGCCGGCCGTGGTCGGTCCCGCCACCGGACGGGCGACCTCGGGCAGGATGGCGTCATGAGCATCTTCGCCGTCCGCTACACCTACGACGAGCGGGCCGAGGTCCGCGACGCGGTCCGTCCCGAGCACCGCGCCTGGTTGGCCGAGCTCGCGACGGCGGGGGTCCTGCTGGGCTCCGGTCCCTTCATCGACGGCGAGCCCGGTGCGCTGCTCGTCCTGCAGGCGCCGGACGAGAGCGCGCTGCGCACCGTGCTCGCGCAGGACCCGTTCGCCCGCGACGGCCTCGTCACCGCGACCGAGGTACGCGGGTGGAACCTGGTCCTCGGCCCCTGGTCGACACCCTCGTCCTGACGCGTGGGCCGACCCCTGCGGGTCGGCCCACGCCTCAGGGTGCCGTCAGTCCGGGGCAGCGGCTCCCAGCGCCTGCGGCAGCCGGGCCGCGCTGCGGCGGGACCGGACGAGGCTCGCGGCGGTCGCGACGCCGAGCGCGGCCGCGATGACCACGAGCGACAGCCACGTCGGCACCTCGGGAGCCCATGCCACGGGCTCGCCGCCGTTGAGGAACGGCAGCGCGTTGGTCGCGAGCGCCTCGAGCACGAGCTTCGCGCCGATGAACGCGAGGATCGCGGCCAGGCCGTACGGCAGGTAGACGAGCCTGTCGAGGAGCCCTCCCAGCAGGAAGTACAGCTGTCGCAGGCCCATGAGCGCGAACACGTTCGCGGTGAACACGATGAACGGGTCGTGCGTGAGGCCGAAGACCGCGGGGATCGAGTCGAACGCGAACAGCAGGTCGGTCGTGCCGATGGCGACGAAGACCACCACGAGCGGCGTGAAGACGCGCCGGCCGTCGTGCTCCGTGCGAACCTTGCCGCCGTCGTAGGTCGGGGACATCGGCAGGACGCGTCGCACGGTCCGTACGAGCCGGTTCTCCTCGTACGCCTCGTCACCACCGCCGACGCCCTCGCGGACCAGCTTGACCGCCGTCCACACGAGGAACGCCCCGAACACGTAGAACACCCACGTGTACCGCTCGATGATCGCGGCACCCGCGACGATGAACACGGCACGCAGGACCAGCGCGATGATGATCCCCACCATCAGCACCCGCTGCTGCTGCTCCCGGGGCACGGCGAAGCTCGACATGATGAGCAGGAACACGAAGAGGTTGTCGACCGAGAGGCTGTACTCGGTCAACCAGCCGGCCAGGAACTCGCCGCTGGGCGCCGCCCCGCCGACGAGCGCGAGCACGCCCGCGAACACGAGCGCGAGGCCCACGTACAGGGCCACCCAGGTCACGCTCTCGCGGATCGAGGGCACGTGCGGACGACGACGGACGACCGCGAGGTCGAGCAGCAGGATCGCCACGACCGCGACGAGCGTCGCGACCTCGAAGGCGAGCGGCAGCTCGTGCGTCACTTCCGGCCCTCGGTGTCCTCGTCTCCCGCTGCCAGACCGTGGGTGTGGGCGCGGGACCGCGCGCGTGCGGCGGCGGCCTCGTCGAGACGCGTGCGCCGCAGCGACAGCACCGTCGTCACCACGAGGGTGCCGACGATGACGCCGAGCGAGACCCACGTCCCGATCTCCGGGACGACCGTGACGTGCTCACCGCCGTTGATGAACGGCACCTCGTTGGTGTGCAGCGCGTGGATGAGCAGCTTGACGCCGATGAAGCCGAGGATCACACCCAGGCCGTAGGCCAGGTAGACGAGCTTGTCGAGCAGGCCGTCGATGAGGAAGAACAGCTGGCGCAGCCCGAGCAGCGAGAACGCGTTGGCCGCGAAGACCAGGTACGTCTCCTGCGTGAGGCCGAAGATCGCCGGGATGGAGTCGACCGCGAAGATGATGTCGGCGGTACCGATCGCGACCATCACGATGAGCATCGGTGTCATGAACCGCTTGCCGTCGCGCCGGACGATCATCTTGTCGCCGACGTAGTCGTCGGTCGTCGGGAACGCGCGACGTGTCCAGCGCAGCACGAGGTTCTCGTGGTACTCGTCGTCCTCGGTGCTGCCGGACTTGATCTGGGTCCACGCGGTGTACAGCAGGAAGGCGCCGAACAGGTAGAAGATCGCGCTGAACCGCTCGATGAACGCGGCACCGACGAAGATGAACACCGTCCGCAGCACCAGCGCGATGGTGATGCCGATGAGCAGCACCTTCTGCTGGTACAGCCGGGGGACCCGGAAGCTCGCCATGATCAGGACGAACACGAAGAGGTTGTCGACCGACAGGCTCTTCTCGGTCACGTACCCGGCGAAGTACTCCGCGCCGTACGTCGAGCCCCACACGGCCCACACCAGCACCCCGAAGACGAGGGCGACGCCGACGTAGCCGGCCGACCACCAGGCGGACTCCCGGAGCGTGGGCTCGTGCGGCGAGCGCACGTGCCCGACGTAGTCGACAGCGAGCATGACGAGGATGACGCCGACGGTGACGGCCCACACCCACAGGGGAACATCCACGAAAACAGACCTCCGGATCGGTACGACGAGGGATCGGAGGTCTCTTCCGCCAGCGCCCACCGCCGCCGGTGCGGGGTCGCGCGTGGCCGACGCACCGGGCCGGCAACGCTGGCGACCGTGATGACGATGACGTCGTGGGGAGTACTCCCCTCCGCCCCGAACTATAGGTGACGACGGCTCTCGTGCCACTCCCAGCCGGCGACCGGCGGGCCGGGCGCGCCTCAGGCGGTCGCGGACTGCATCTGGCGGAGCTCCTTCTTCAGGCCTGAGATCTCGTCCCGCAGACGGGCCGCGAGCTCGAACTGCAGCTCACCGGCGGCAGCGTGCATCTGGTCCGTGAGCTGCTGGATGAGGTCGGCGAGGTCGTGCGCCGCCGCGCCCGTCAGCCGCGTCCGGTCGTCCCCCGCACCGCCGCGCGACCCCAGGCCCGGGACGGGCGCCTTGCCGCGGCTCGACTGCCGGCCGGCACCGCCCAGCAGCTCGGCCGTGTCGGCGTCCTCGCGCGCGAGCATGTCGGTGATGTCACCGATGCGCTTGCGCAGCGGCTGCGGATCGATCCCGTGCTCGACGTTGTAGGCGATCTGCCGGTCGCGGCGGCGCTCGGTCTCGTCGAGGGCCTGCCGCATCGCGGGGGTCACGGTGTCCGCGTACATGTGGACCTCGCCCGACACGTTGCGCGCGGCGCGGCCGATGGTCTGGATGAGGGACTTGCCGGAGCGCAGGAAGCCCTGCTTGTCGGCGTCGAGGATCGCCACCAGCGAGACCTCGGGCAGGTCGAGGCCCTCGCGCAGCAGGTTGATGCCCACGAGCACGTCGAACTCCCCCAGCCGGAGCTCGCGCAGCAGCTCGACGCGGCGCAGCGTGTCGACCTCCGAGTGCAGGTAGCGCACCCGCACGTCCTTCTCCAGCAGGTAGTCGGTCAGGTCCTCCGACATCTTCTTGGTCAGCGTCGTCACCAGGACGCGCTCGTCGCGCTCGACCCGCTCGCGGATCTCGCCCAGCAGGTCGTCGATCTGGCCCTTGGTGGGCTTGACCAGGACCTGCGGGTCGACGAGGCCGGTCGGGCGGATGATCTGCTCGACGACGCCGTCCGCCATCGACAGCTCGTAGTCGCCCGGGGTCGCGGACAGGTAGACGGTCTGGCCGATCCGCTCGACGAACTCCTCCCAGCGCAAGGGCCGGTTGTCCACCGCGCTCGGCAGCCGGAAACCGTGGTCGACGAGCGCCCGCTTGCGGGACATGTCGCCCTCGAACATCGCGCCGATCTGCGGCACCGTCACGTGCGACTCGTCGATGACGAGGAGGAAGTCCTCCGGGAAGTAGTCGATGAGCGTGTTGGGGGCGGAGCCCGGCGCGCGGCCGTCGATGTGGCGCGAGTAGTTCTCGATCCCCGAGCACGAGCCGATCTGGCGCATCATCTCGATGTCGTAGGTCGTGCGCATCTGCAGCCGCTGCGCCTCGAGCAGCTTGTTCTGCTGCTCGAGCTCGGCGAGCCGCTGCTCGAGCTCCTCCTCGATGCCGGCGATCGCGCGCTCCATGCGCTCGGGCCCGGCCA of Cellulomonas dongxiuzhuiae contains these proteins:
- the uvrA gene encoding excinuclease ABC subunit UvrA; the encoded protein is MCDCRLPHVDSSAVTHPLSDRLVVRGAREHNLRNVDLDLPRDALIAFTGLSGSGKSSLAFDTIFAEGQRRYVESLSAYARQFLGQMDKPDVDFIEGLSPAVSIDQKSTNRNPRSTVGTITEVYDYLRLLFARAGTQYCPVCGERVTAQTPQQIVDRLLELPDGTRYQVLAPVVRGRKGEYADLFRELQGKGFSRARVDGEVVQLASPPTLEKKLKHDIEVVVDRLVSREGVQRRLTDSVETALGLAGGLLVVELVDAEADDPERERRFSENRACPNDHVLTLEEVEPRTFSFNAPYGACPECTGIGSRLEVDPELVIPDDELSLADGAVAPWAQTSSEYFQRVLSALASDLGFSMDTPWRALPQRARDAVLHGENHEVRVKYRNRWGRERQYSTGFEGVITFLQRRHAETDSDWSKEKYEAFMREVPCPACQGARLKPEVLAVKVGGRSIADVCALPIDEARAFIDGLELGERERAIAAQVIKEIQARLGFLLDVGLDYLSLMRPAATLSGGEAQRIRLATQIGSGLVGVLYVLDEPSIGLHQRDNRRLIDTLTRLRDLGNTLIVVEHDEDTIRAADWIVDIGPGAGEHGGRVVHSGDLAGLLASQESVTGAYLSGRRSIPMPAARRPVDRSRQITVVGARENNLRGIDVSFPLGVLTAVTGVSGSGKSTLVNAILYTVMANELNGARQVAGRHRRVTGLDQLDKVVHVDQGPIGRTPRSNPATYTGVWDHVRRLFAETSEAKVRGYAPGRFSFNVKGGRCEACSGDGTLKIEMNFLPDVYVPCEVCHGARYNRETLEVHFKGKTVADVLAMPIEEAADFFAAVPAISRHLRTLVDVGLGYVRLGQPAPTLSGGEAQRVKLAAELQRRSTGRTIYVLDEPTTGLHFEDIRKLLGVLQSLVDKGNTVLVIEHNLDVIKNADWVVDMGPEGGSGGGLVVAEGTPEHIASVPESHTGRFLAEVLEPARVEVPA
- a CDS encoding TerC family protein, coding for MTHELPLAFEVATLVAVVAILLLDLAVVRRRPHVPSIRESVTWVALYVGLALVFAGVLALVGGAAPSGEFLAGWLTEYSLSVDNLFVFLLIMSSFAVPREQQQRVLMVGIIIALVLRAVFIVAGAAIIERYTWVFYVFGAFLVWTAVKLVREGVGGGDEAYEENRLVRTVRRVLPMSPTYDGGKVRTEHDGRRVFTPLVVVFVAIGTTDLLFAFDSIPAVFGLTHDPFIVFTANVFALMGLRQLYFLLGGLLDRLVYLPYGLAAILAFIGAKLVLEALATNALPFLNGGEPVAWAPEVPTWLSLVVIAAALGVATAASLVRSRRSAARLPQALGAAAPD
- a CDS encoding acyl-CoA dehydrogenase family protein, which codes for MARTLRTLLTDDVLARIRARADAHDRDNTFPHDDLSDLVAAGYLRAFVPEHLGGAGLTLEEVAREQVRLAGAAPATALAVNMHLVVTGLAALLVARGDRSVEFVLRDAAAGEVFAFGNSEAGNDLVMFGSRTRAVPQPDGGYRYHGTKIFTSLSPVWTRLATFGLDDSDPDDPRLVHGVVARDGGGVEPRDDWDALGMRASQSATTVLDGAYAPADRVYRRLPVGPSADSFVFALFAVFETLLAAVYTGIGRRALELGVGHARRRTSFKHGGRSYAQDPDIRWRIADAALAQDGAELQVFALARDVDEEVDHGARWFAQLVGLKVRATETARVVVDLALRVSGGGAYFTGSELARLYRDVLAGIYHPSDDESAHATLATSVLGPPQD
- the uvrB gene encoding excinuclease ABC subunit UvrB — encoded protein: MRPVTDLQRTVAPFEVISEYTPSGDQPAAIAELAARVRAGEKDVVLLGATGTGKSATTAWLIEELQRPTLVMAPNKTLAAQLATEFRELMPNNAVEYFVSYYDYYQPEAYIAQSDTYIEKDSSINEEVERLRHSATSSLLTRRDVIVVSSVSCIYGLGTPQEYVDRMVTLAVGDRMDRDQLLRKFVTMQYTRNDMAFTRGTFRVRGDTVEIIPVYEELAIRIEFFGDEIEAIATLHPLTGDVVRSEQQMHVFPATHYVAGPERMERAIAGIEEELEQRLAELEQQNKLLEAQRLQMRTTYDIEMMRQIGSCSGIENYSRHIDGRAPGSAPNTLIDYFPEDFLLVIDESHVTVPQIGAMFEGDMSRKRALVDHGFRLPSAVDNRPLRWEEFVERIGQTVYLSATPGDYELSMADGVVEQIIRPTGLVDPQVLVKPTKGQIDDLLGEIRERVERDERVLVTTLTKKMSEDLTDYLLEKDVRVRYLHSEVDTLRRVELLRELRLGEFDVLVGINLLREGLDLPEVSLVAILDADKQGFLRSGKSLIQTIGRAARNVSGEVHMYADTVTPAMRQALDETERRRDRQIAYNVEHGIDPQPLRKRIGDITDMLAREDADTAELLGGAGRQSSRGKAPVPGLGSRGGAGDDRTRLTGAAAHDLADLIQQLTDQMHAAAGELQFELAARLRDEISGLKKELRQMQSATA
- a CDS encoding MBL fold metallo-hydrolase; its protein translation is MSDGGWDGRVVPGGASAVRVLDDAEIRKASVGPMDNDAYLVTCRRSGAQLLVDAPTDPDRLLALVREGSPSARLDVVVVTHQHGDHLGAVASVVAVTGARLAAGAPDADAVSRLGGHPVDTRLQHGDRLAVGHLVLDVVALRGHTPGSVALALTEPDDASAPGAVPGRVHLFTGDSLFPGGVGSTQGDPQRFAQLLGDVTSRVFERYRDDTWVYPGHGDDTTLGEQRPSLPAWAARGW
- a CDS encoding YciI family protein — its product is MSIFAVRYTYDERAEVRDAVRPEHRAWLAELATAGVLLGSGPFIDGEPGALLVLQAPDESALRTVLAQDPFARDGLVTATEVRGWNLVLGPWSTPSS
- a CDS encoding TerC family protein is translated as MDVPLWVWAVTVGVILVMLAVDYVGHVRSPHEPTLRESAWWSAGYVGVALVFGVLVWAVWGSTYGAEYFAGYVTEKSLSVDNLFVFVLIMASFRVPRLYQQKVLLIGITIALVLRTVFIFVGAAFIERFSAIFYLFGAFLLYTAWTQIKSGSTEDDEYHENLVLRWTRRAFPTTDDYVGDKMIVRRDGKRFMTPMLIVMVAIGTADIIFAVDSIPAIFGLTQETYLVFAANAFSLLGLRQLFFLIDGLLDKLVYLAYGLGVILGFIGVKLLIHALHTNEVPFINGGEHVTVVPEIGTWVSLGVIVGTLVVTTVLSLRRTRLDEAAAARARSRAHTHGLAAGDEDTEGRK
- a CDS encoding glycoside hydrolase family 15 protein, giving the protein MDAPPPLSPTRPALPALLGRQVPIEDYAVLGDGHTAALVSRHGSVDWLCLPRFDSDACFAALLGTPEHGRWLLTVRDATEVTRRYRGDSFVLETTYRTPRGTAVVTEAMPLADGRADLVRRVECTHGEVEVEHDWVVRFGYGAVEPWVRHETDVEGCDTIRAVAGPDSLVLRGDRLPRPVGRRHHDLFTLHAGQAVELSLTWVHSWEPVPPRLTVPDRVDATEIAWGVWVRDCTYGGPYREAVVRSLLVLRLLSDVTTGGIVAAATTSLPETFGGERNWDYRFCWLRDASLTLEALLEQGFRDEATQWRDWLVRAVAGDPKDLQIMYRVDGGRRLPEFELDHLPGYAGSRPVRIGNAAVGQVQHDVLGEVMSALAMARDAGLSETADTWSLQRHLVDALAGAWREPDRGIWEVRGDPRHFTHSKVMVWAALDQAVRAVETHGLPGPVDRWRRVREEVRADVMEHGWSAERQTFVQQYGAEHTDASLLQIVHVGFVPPDGPHARGTIAAVREELEVAPGLLLRYRTERTDDGLQGAESPFLACSFWLADALARSDDLAGATEVLDALVPLANDVGMLAEQYDPMTRHMVGNVPQALSHLALVRAAHSHDLAARRAATRVGAC